GGTATTCAACCAACAATGCATGAAGATCCAATGGTGCCTCACTACGGCGAACACGGTCAAGGAATCCGTCTTCGTAATGGGATGACCATTACTGTTGAACCAATGATTAACACCGGTACGTGGGAAGCTGATACCAGTGATCCAAGTGGTTGGCTTGCCAAGACTGCTGATGGTGGTTGGAGTTGCCAATACGAACATACCTTAGTTATTACGAATGATGGTCCGAAGATTTTGACGTCTCAAGATCCAGAAGCAGATGCTGATTACATGTACGATGATAATTATGCTAAGTACTTAGACCATTACCGTGAGATCGCAGAAAAGGTTGCTAAGCAGTTTGAAAATTAAATGGTAGAAATAGCACATTTTGGTGTCGAAGCATGGCTAAATAGGTGGGAAAAGAGCGCGACTTATGATATTTCACAAAGTACAATCGCCTCTTTGAGTATGCACGATCTCTTAAATTTAGATGGTAACAATGGTGAAGAGTTTTATGAGATGCTTGATAAGCAGCAAATGAACTACGGGTGGATTGAAGGATCACCCGAGTTCAAAGAAGAAGTTGCTAAACTATATCACCATGTTGATCCGGAAAATATCTTGCAAACAAATGGTGCCACAGGAGCAAATATTTTAGCTCTCTATGCCTTGATCAATCCCGGTGATCATGTAATTGCCGAATACCCTTCTTACCAACAACTCTACGACATTCCTAAATCATTAGGTGCAGATGTTGATTACTGGCATATTCATGAAGAAGATGACTGGTACCCACGAATCGATGACCTAAAAGCGCTGGTCAAACCTAATACTAAAATGATTTGTCTAAACAACGCGAATAATCCAACGGGAACGGTTCTTGATAAAGAGTTTCTCGAACAAGTTGTTGAAATTGCTAAGTCAGTCGATGCTTATGTTCTTGTTGATGAAGTCTACTTGCCCCTCGATCACCCCGAAATATTTGCGCAGATTATTGATCTTTACGATAAAGGAATCTCTACTAATTCTCTTTCGAAGACTTATTCAGTTCCAGGAGTTCGAATCGGTTGGACCGCGACTAACGCTGAAGTTGCCGATATCTTCCGTAAGTTCCGTGACTACACCATGATCTGTGGAGGAGTCTTTAACGACCAGCTCGCTACCTATGTTTTACGCCACCGTGATCAAGTTCTCGCCCGGAACCGGAAGTTAGTTCTTGGCAACCTCGCCATTTATAAGGATTGGATTGATCATGAAGACCGAGCAAGTGTCATCATGCCA
The genomic region above belongs to Limosilactobacillus reuteri and contains:
- a CDS encoding aminotransferase, giving the protein MVEIAHFGVEAWLNRWEKSATYDISQSTIASLSMHDLLNLDGNNGEEFYEMLDKQQMNYGWIEGSPEFKEEVAKLYHHVDPENILQTNGATGANILALYALINPGDHVIAEYPSYQQLYDIPKSLGADVDYWHIHEEDDWYPRIDDLKALVKPNTKMICLNNANNPTGTVLDKEFLEQVVEIAKSVDAYVLVDEVYLPLDHPEIFAQIIDLYDKGISTNSLSKTYSVPGVRIGWTATNAEVADIFRKFRDYTMICGGVFNDQLATYVLRHRDQVLARNRKLVLGNLAIYKDWIDHEDRASVIMPQAVSTSFPKLNVPVDIHTFCENLLHDEGVLLVPGDAFDTPSHVRLGYCAPEATLKEGLKRLSKYMHQYD